The Platichthys flesus chromosome 8, fPlaFle2.1, whole genome shotgun sequence genome has a window encoding:
- the etfdh gene encoding electron transfer flavoprotein-ubiquinone oxidoreductase, mitochondrial, with protein MLPASRYSSRAHRCIRALKAVQTDHAAPQLYTTLHSRSCSSVSAPRITTHYTIHPREKDQRWEGMEMERFADEADVVIVGGGPAGLSAAIRLKQLANEHEKELRVCLVEKASQIGAHTLSGACLEPTALDELFPDWKERGAPLNTPVTEDVFSILTEKHRIPVPILPGLPMGNHGNYIVRLGNFVRWLGEQAEELGVELYPGYAAAEVLFHEDGSVKGIATNDVGIAKDGSPKDVFERGMELHAKVTLFGEGCHGHLAKQLYRQFNLRENCEPQTYAIGLKEVWAIDEKKWRPGRVEHSVGWPLNRNTYGGSFLYHLNEGEPLVALGFVVGLDYSNPYLSPFREFQRWKHHPFVAPTLEGGTRIGYGARALNEGGLQSIPELTFPGGLLIGCSPGFMNVPKIKGTHTAMKSGMLAAEAIFPKLTAESLDSATAGLHVPEYSEALKSSWVWKELRAVRNIRPAFHNYFGLYGGMAYTGIFYWIFRGKEPWTLKHCGLDADQLKPAKDCTPIEYPKPDGKISFDLLSSVALSGTNHEGDQPAHLTLKDDSVPVSRNLAIYDGPEQRFCPAGVYEYVPVETGDGMRLQINAQNCVHCKTCDIKDPSQNINWVVPEGGGGPAYNGM; from the exons ATGTTGCCAGCTAGCAGATACTCCAGTCGAG CCCACAGGTGCATCAGGGCATTGAAAGCAGTGCAGACGGATCATGCTGCCCCTCAGCTGTACACAACACTACACAGCAGATCCTGTTCCTCGGTGTCAGCGCCCCGCATCACAACACACTACACAATCCATCCCAGGGAGAAGGACCAGAGATGGGAAG GGATGGAAATGGAGCGGTTTGCCGACGAGGCGGATGTGGTGATCGTCGGTGGGGGCCCTGCCGGCCTTTCGGCAGCCATTCGTCTGAAGCAGCTTGCCAACGAACATGAGAAGGAGCTGCGGGTGTGCCTTGTGGAGAAGGCCTCTCAGATCGGAGCACACACTCTGTCCGGAGCTTGTCTGGAGCCTACGGCACTCGATGAGCTCTTTCCTGATTGGAAGGAACGAGGC GCACCTCTGAACACTCCAGTGACTGAAGATGTGTTCAGCATTttaacagagaaacacagaatcCCAGTCCCCATATTGCCAG GACTGCCCATGGGGAACCATGGTAACTATATTGTGAGGCTGGGGAACTTTGTGCGTTGGCTGGGGGAGCAGGCCGAGGAGCTCGGAGTGGAGCTGTACCCGGGTTACGCTGCAGCTGAG GTTTTGTTCCATGAAGATGGAAGTGTGAAAGGAATTGCCACTAATGATGTAGGCATCGCCAAGGATGGTTCACCAAAG GATGTCTTTGAGCGGGGAATGGAGCTCCATGCTAAAGTCACGCTGTTCGGTGAGGGCTGTCATGGCCACTTGGCCAAGCAGCTCTACAGGCAATTCAACCTGCGTGAGAACTGTGAACCCCAGACCTACGCCATCGGCCTGAAGGAG GTGTGGGCGATTGATGAGAAGAAGTGGAGGCCAGGCAGAGTGGAGCATTCTGTGGGCTGGCCCCTGAACAGGAACACATATGGAGGATCTTTCCTGTATCATCTGAATGAAGGAGAACCACTTGTGGCACTGGGCTTTGTG GTCGGTCTGGACTACAGCAACCCTTACCTGAGTCCCTTCAGAGAGTTCCAGCGCTGGAAGCACCATCCGTTCGTAGCACCAACTCTGGAGGGCGGCACCAGAATCGGATATGGAGCCAGAGCGCTGAACGAGGGAGGGTTACAG tcTATCCCAGAGCTGACGTTCCCTGGAgggcttctgattggctgcagccccGGTTTCATGAACGTCCCAAAGATCAAGGGCACCCACACGGCGATGAAGAGCGGCATGCTGGCTGCCGAGGCCATTTTCCCCAAGCTCACAGCCGAGAGCCTGGATTCAGCGACAGCAG GTCTCCATGTGCCGGAGTACTCTGAGGCCTTAAAGAGTTCGTGGGTGTGGAAAGAGCTGCGCGCGGTGAGAAACATCCGGCCGGCATTCCACAATTACTTCGGCCTGTATGGTGGAATGGCCTACACTGGTATTTTCTACTGGATCTTCCGAGGAAAAGAGCCGTGGACACTCAAACACTGTG GCCTTGATGCAGACCAGCTGAAACCGGCGAAGGATTGTACACCGATCGAGTATCCCAAGCCCGACGGCAAGATAAGCTTCGACCTGCTCTCCTCTGTGGCCCTGAGTGGCACCAATCACGAGGGGGACCAGCCGGCCCATCTGACCCTGAAGGATGACAGCGTTCCAGTTTCCAGGAATCTGGCCATATACGACGGGCCCGAGCAGCGCTTCTGCCCCGCAG GTGTGTACGAGTACGTTCCAGTGGAAACAGGAGACGGGATGCGGTTGCAGATCAACGCTCAGAACTGTGTCCACTGCAAGACCTGCGACATCAAGGACCCGAGCCAGAACATCAACTGGGTCGTGCCCGAAGGCGGCGGCGGACCCGCCTACAACGGAATGTGA